AATGCCAGAAGAGACAGCGTGGACCCGGCAGcatggggaagggaggctggAGAGTGATTAATGTCACCCTCACTCAGTGGAGTCCCACTCATCTCTGGTGCTGATGCAGAGGAAGGCTGTGGGTCACTTCGAATTGCTCTGTCAGGGCTTGCAGACACTTGTACATGTCTTGGACAGCCCCGGCACCTCAAATGCCACCAGGACTTTtgtgttgtgctggttttggctgggatggggttaactttcttcatagcagctagtatggggctgtgttttggattgtatggggctgtgttttggatttgggctggaaacaatgttgataaagcaggaatgttttagttactgctgagcagggctcacacagcaccaaggccttttctgcttctcaccctaccccaccagtgagtgggctgggggtgcacgggaagttgggaggggacacagccgggacagctgaccccaactgaccaaagggatattccatactatatgacatcatgctcagtatataaagctgggggaggaagaaggaaggtggggacattcggagtaatggcgtttgtcttcccgagcaaccactacgcgtgatagagccctgcttccctgcagatagctgaacacctgcctgccggcgggaagtggtgaatgaattccttcttttgctttgcttctccgcgcggtgttttttgctctacctattaaactgtttttatctcagcccacgagttttctcacttttactcttctggttctctcccccaccccacctggggggagtgagtgagcggctgtgtggtgcttagttgccagctgggcttaaaccacgacagtcctttttggcgcccgACGTGGGGCAGTATAGAGACAGGGTGAAGGAAAAGTCCAGGAGAGGGGATAGCGGTGGGTTGTTCCTTGTAAGGCCCTGTCAGTTGTAGCAAAGTGAGAGTCCATCAGGTACATCAGCATCACGCGGCCATCGAGTGAACCAGAGCAtgggggagggcagtggagatGCCGGTCATGGTGACATGACTGGGAGCTCAGGTTTGTCAGGGGGCAGCAAGGGACAACTGCTCTGGAAGGCACAGGAAGTTGGGAACCCAGGGGTATCCCCAGgtgagcagggagggggctcACCAGCCTGAGCTCCCAAcaagggagcaggacaggcaaGGGGcctcacagctggaggcagtTCAGAGTCCAGATCATCTGGCAAGGTTCTGATGAGGGAGCAGGTCCAAGGTGAAGCCAGGAAGTTGATCCACAGGTTGGGGTCAGGATGAGGCCCAGTAAGGGATACTGGGGTCAagcacagcccagagctgcctcctccccagcaggacCTCAAGCAGAGGAGTGTATCTCCTGCACCTCTCCCACCTTGTGCCCCTTCCCTTCTGCCTGACAAAGGGGCTGAAAGCGactgtgctgtggctgtggaAGGTGGTGTGCAGAGCTGGGTAAGGTGAAGGCCCTCCTGAGTGCCCGTCTGTCTCTCCCTTGGCAGGAGGATGACACTGTTGCTCCTTGTTTTCCCCACCTGTGTCTGCTGCTCTTGTTCTAGCTCCCGGGCTCTCTGGCATGGGGCGTTCAGTTGCCTTTCAGACACTTAACCCTGTGGGTCCTGCCATGGAAGTGTCTGCATGGAGGTGCCCAAGCCCTCTTCTAACCTGTGGGGCTCCAGGCAATGCAGTCCATGAGGTCTACGTCTATAGCCTACAGCATATGGCTATGAGGCCTACGTCTCCTTTAAaccacacaatcacagaatcacagaatcactgaggttggaaaagacctgtaagatcctcaagtccaaccgtcaaccaaaaaaaaacccaccaccatgcccattaagccacgtcccacaatgccacgtccacataCACAATGCTACTGTCTTCTTGTGGGAGTTCTTCCAGGCTGTCAGTTATCCTCCAGAAAACAACAGCTCTCCCTTTGCAATAGCTGTGATATCTGTGATATCTGTGATATCTTGGTTTTGTCCTTTGAGTCAGGGGATTTATGCATCACTCCTTCTTGGTCACTTTCTCCATGGCTGGGctaagaaaggcagaggagttGGGAGATGTGCACTTGGAAACCGCACTCCTCCTTTTTTAGCACACTACAGTTTCTCTTTTGGGAGGAACTCACGagtatgactgccttttagcTGAGAGCACATGGCAGCAGAAGTCTTATGAGCAGATCAACTCTCCTGACTGCATTAAGCCACACCTCCAAGGCTCACAACTTTCACTGATAGCAATGGAAATGCTTTCTACCCCTGCAGAGAACACCTTCCCAGGGGGATAGGGTCATCTAAGAGGTAATTCAAGGTAAAACTAAGCCCCTCTGCCCCACCTCATGCTGTAGAGACCAGCGTGGGAGGAACTTCCTCTGGGGATGAACATGGACATCAAAGCTGGTCACCTCCATTCCCCATAGAGTGACTGCAGAAAGAGGACAGGCACTACACTGACGTGAGGACAGATTTTGTCTCATTGGAACAATGACCCCTAGAATGGGGTGGGTCACCCCTGACTTCACATCCCGAGTTATCTCCCAAGGCTTGAGTGGGAGCTGGTGGAGATCAGCACAGTGGTTACAGACACAGTTTTAGGCCCAGAAGTCCAACAACCTCCAACTGCTGGAAAGAGGGAGTCTGCTGAAGACCATCAGATAGCACTGGGCCAAAGAGAAGCTCTTGCCAGTCCTGGGCAGGCAGTGTTTTCACTGCAATAACAAAGTCTACAGGAAGTCCAGTGGACTAACTGATACCCAGAGACAGACTTCTCTTGCTAAATGCTGTCAGAAGAGTGCTTTGTACAAGGCAGTCTTTGTTGGGCTCTGGATTGTGCCATAAGTCACAAGGAACCAGATCCCTGAGAGTGAACACACAGGATATTTGAATGCAAGTGCATGGCAAAAATGGCTGATTTCTGATTGTGTTGCACATTCTTTATCACCAAACGCTGACTAGGTTGTTACGATTCTTACAGTACCTGGGAGACTACTGGCAAGCAAGCCACTGAAAACCTCTCAGGAAGCATCATTAGTTCTCTCTGCTAAAGAACAGCCCTGCATGCTGTcttctgctcagcctggagaagggaaggctgtcCCAGGGGAGATACCGTCCCTGTCTACAGCTGTCTTTTGGGATGATGTAGAGGAGAAAGAGTCAGACTCTTCTCAGGTGTGCGCAGTGAAGGATGAGAAGCCATGGGGAAAAGCTGGGACATGGGAAATTCTGACTAGACTTAAGAGGAAAGAATCTGCACTGTGAAGTCTATCAGGCACTGGGAAGAGGCCCTCAGAAAGGCTGTGTGATCTCCACAATGCAGGTAGTCAAGCCTCAACTAGATGTAGTGCCACAGGGGTTTTTGGATAGTAATGGGTGACTACCTCATGCAGGGGACAGAGGCACCCATCTGTCAGCCCTACCAACCATCCAGAgaggtttgctgcttgctgCGGATCAGGGTCCAGGATGTTGTGATGGAAAGTTCAAAGCTCGTCTTGCGTTCTGACTACTACCCCCTGCTCTTATTCCAGGTGGGCACAAATGACACTGCCAGGGCAAACCTGGACAGGATCAGAAGTGGCTACAGAGCTCTGGGGGTGGTAGTGAAGGGCCTGGGGGCCCAGATGGTGTTCTTCTCAATCCTGTTGGTGAGGGGAAGGGGTGTGAGCAGAAAAGCTCTAGTAGGACAAGTTAATAATTAACTGCGGAACTGCTCTGGAGGACATGGTTTTGGCTTCTACGACCATGGGACCTTGTCTGCAGACCAGCGCCTGCTTGGGAGAGATGGGATCCACCTCACTAAGCAGGGCAAAGCTATTCTTGCCAACAGCCTGGCTGACCTCATAAGGAGGACTTGAAACTGAagcggggagggaaggagtaAAGAGCAGTCCTCTAAGGGAGTGACAGACAGGATCAATGAGCAAAGGGCGTGGAGTGATGTAATGGGAAGGGAtcacaaaatcaacaaaatggCCTCAAGTAGGGTCACCTCCAGCACTTTCAGGTAAGCAAGAAAATGCCTACAAAGCACCATGAGGGAGAAATCTCTCACACCCTCTACAAGAACTCCACACGCTGGGTTACCTCTCTAAAGCATCTGTACTTTAACACATGTAGTACAGGGCACAAACATGAGGgtttagagatctgtgtgcagctgcagggcaaCAACCTTGTTGCGATCATGGAGACATGGTGGGATGGCTCCCACATCTGGAGTGTTGCAATGCAGAGAGAGAGGCTCTTGAGGAAGGAGAAGATGGGAAGACGAGGACGGAGAGTTGCCGTTTACATGAGAGAACAGCTGGAGTACATGGAGCTCTGTCTGGGGATGGATAGAGAGCCAAGGGAGAGCTTAAGGGTGAGGATTAAAGAGAGGACAGGGTGGCATTATAGTGGAGGTCTGCTGTAAGCCACACgaccaggaagaaaaagtatgtgAGGTCCTCAAAGGACAGGtaggagcagcctcacattCGCATGGTCCTCATGGGAGACGTCAATTACCGCGATATCTGCTCgaaggacaacacagcagggcataagcagTCCTGGAGGTATTGATGATAAATGCCTCACCCAAGTGACAGAGGAGCCAATGAGGAGAGGTGCTTTGCTGGACCTCCtcctcaccaacaaggaggggtTTGTTGGGGATCTGAAGGTCAAAGGCGGCCTTGTGACCATGCGATGGGGCTGTAGTAACCAcgagatggtggagttcaggatcctgaggggagggaggaaggtaaAAAGCAATCTCAGAACCCACGATTTAAGGAGAGTAGAGTTTGGCCTCTTCAAGTATTCACTTGGAAGAGCCCTATGAGATGTggccctggagggaagggggggcccaggaaagctggctaatattcaaggatcacctcctccaagctcaagaggGGTGCATGCCATGAAACGTGatgtcaggcaaaaatgccaggaggctgcgtggatgaacaaggagctcttGGCCAAACTCAAACACAAGAAAGAAGCATACAAAGGGAGGGAACAAGGACAGGTAATGTGGGAGGAACACAGAGATGTTGTCTGAGCATGCAGGGACAGAGGTAGGAAAGCTAAAGTCCAAATGGAATGGGATTTGGTGAGAGatgtcaaagaaaacaagacGACCTTCTTTAAATAGATGGGTAACAAAAGGGAAACTGGGGAAAATGTGGACCAATTGTTCAAGGAGACTGGGGACATGGTGACACTGGACATGGGAAGGGCTGAGGCACTGAATGCCTTCATTGCCTCGCTatagcatcatagaatcatttaggttggagaaggcctttaagatcatcaagtccaaccgttaacctaaaaccgctaagtccaccactaacccatgtccctAACAAGTCCCAGTAGTTGCCAGCAAGACaagccttcaggaatcccagctGCCAGAGAGCAGGGGGCAAGTCTGGAGCATGGAGATGTGCCTTGGTAGAAGAGGATCGGATAAGGGAATACTAAGGCAAGCTGGACATACTGAAGTCCCTGGGCCTTTGCTACTCCTGATGACTTCCTTGTCATGTTTTCTATTGGTCCAAGGCTATCCACTGTGGGAAGTGGACTTCAGAGGAGGTAAAATGGACTTAATATATACAGCCGATGAGTGTATCACATCCCCCTGTGTCTGCGTGCAGTCATTCTCCAAGTAAAGCAGGTGGGAGTTGGTGCCCACGTGCTGAAACATGCAGCTACAGACTTCAGTGCAGAAAGCTCTGATTTGAACGAGGCTGCTCTAAGTGCCAGGTGGTTGATGAGAGAaaaggtggggctgggggtagGGCTGAAGAATGGCCACAGATTGTCAACATAAAGGGTCCTGATTTTTGTATACATTCAATATGGATTGAGGATTTCTGATCTCACAGAATCAATATGGATTGAGGATTTCTGATCTCACAGAATGtgtaagcagaaaaatgaagaaaaggggaaaaattgaATCCTTTCTTACTGTTTGGTATTGACATCTTTTGACTTTGACTGCACTCCTGAAACCTCTCGTATTAACCATATAAGAATTGAAGACCTGAAGGAAAATGATGCACAGAGCCTTGGCTCCTTAGGgagttttgcatgttaatgAGCCCTCTGGTGCCAAGTTCCTGAACTGTGGATCCTGAGAGATTGGACAAGCCTTTGAAGAAGTAGAAGTCAGCAGCAAACGTCCAAGTTAATGAGACTGTTAGTGGGCTCCACTGAAGACCGTCACTGAAGAGACCATCAAGGGAATGACTATGTGGCCCACCTCCATGTGGAGGTGGCTGTGAAAGCCCTAAATATGTTTCAGCAATCACGATGGCCAAGCCCTGACCCTCGTCCCCTGAGGAGGGGGATCCCTTCCCCCATGTGGCGCTAATGGCTCTTCCTGGGAGCAGTGGGATATGGGGGTGTGTGATGCTAATTGCAGGACAGCAGTAGGGCATTTCCTAGGCTCTGTGGAGTGAGGGTGAGGAGGcaatgaggctctgggctgtATGGAACCAGTGTCTTCTCATGGCTGTCAGTGGAACAGACAGTTGCCATAACAGGGACGACAAAGACTTCAGTTCTGTTGTCCACAGTCCAGCCTCTCggccatccccaccacagaTGGTCCTACACTGTCCTATGCCTCTGcctgtttccctgcagatttTAGCCAACCCGCTGCTTCCCACCTTGCTCTGACCCCATGATATCCCAAGTTTTACTGATGGCGTTCTGTCCTCACTGGCTGTTGCTTCAAACACAAAGCTGAAGATTTGCCAGTGCCTCTGAGTTCCCCACAACCTATCCGGTTTCTTTCAAAGCCCTCATGATGCTCCTCTAGCTCCCAGGATGTCCCAGCCCCACACTTGCTTGAATCCTTTATGTATATCCTCATCCCAGCACTGAGATGCACATCGATCTTCTCCTGCATCCTTTAAAGTCAACGCTCAACCTatttcacttcagcatgacagcacacacacccacacctCCCCTGCTATTTCAGGTCCTCTTCCTGCCCTTAGCACACTCACTGCTGGGCACACACCGCTCTCCCCCTGCACTCCCATGGGTCTCACAAACCCTTCCCGCTTCCCCTGCAGTTATGGGACCTCCCTCTGGGAGGGTCATGCATTTTCCAGCATCATGGATGGTTCTTGTGGTCCATCCAAGTGTGGGcagtgaaggaggggaagagagcaagGCCAGCTCATGAGGTGTGACTGAacacagccacccccagcagcgggcattccctctctgccaggGTGAGGCATGCACACAACATGGAGACATCTTCCTTATCTTTGCTGTGCACAAGAGGGGACTTTCTTCATGACACCTTCCCAGGaaaaacctcctcctcctcctccacccgcACAGATACACTGCTTTCCGTTTCTGGGCTCAGGCATGGCTGGAAGGATTTGCTAAAGCCATCGGTCATCACCTTGTTTCTCAGGGACATCTCCCGACCCTCTCTCCCAGGCCTACACATGGCCAATCACTGCTTCTCAGGGCCAATcactcttcagcagcagctggtcaGAGCTGGCCATTTCCCCCCATGCAGGCACTGAGCCCAGCAGGAGAATGGAGATGGCCTCACAGCCAGACTTACCCATAAACTGGGTGAACGGCCAGCCCTGGAAATGGCTGGTGACAGAGTCAAGAGTGTGAAAAAGGCCCTGGGCCACCTTCCCGGTCTGTCCATGCCACCAAGGGCACAGACtggcctcctctctcctgcaccTGCGCGTCTCAGCTCCCATCCAGGAGCCCTGTCTGTGAACCACTAGCTGCCCAATGTGAGCCCTCACCCTGCGCAGTCATGCAGTACAAGCTgtacactgatgtttttctctcGCAGGaactttccagctcagcccagctccctccaagaCCTCctacctcccctgccctctctccagcccagctcACTCTGGTCTGGCCCCACAGCACTACTTgccacagggtgctgcagagctctgggcactcatcccagagccccagcccctctgaagggcacagcagcccctggggggcagagaggagtCAGCCTCAGAGATGGGGGGCCACAAGGACTAGGAGGTCAGTGTCACCCTGTGTCCACTGTTCTTCTCTCCAGCATATCCTGAGAGGTCTGCAGCCCCTCTGGGCCATCCCgtctccccaggctggcacaagAGTCCTAGTCCTTCTGGTCCTCAAGAGCTCCTGATTCCCCCAGCACAAAGCAGCCTGCCCCAAGCTGGTGCAGCCAGAAAGACGTTTCTATTTCCCATTCATTTCTGCTACGCTGAAGGTGCATCATAATCCAAGAAGTTGCtgcaggttcttttattttcttaaagaaaatgttttcccatttaAACAAAGTCTCCGGGTCACACAAGATGGGTGGATCACTAAGGGGAGGcataattttatgtatttgaagacAATAAcataaaaagtggaaaaaggaaaaaaaaatacagggaaggCAGACTTGGCCTGTCACGACATCATAGACTGGgagtcagctgcagaggaaggtggGCAGCCTATGGCTGCTGAAAGACGTCCAGTTACCAGTTTGCtcagggcatccttgagctcctggttcctcatgctgtagatgagggggttcagtgctggaggcaccactgaGTACAGAAAAGACACCACCAGACTGAgaagtggggaggagatggagggcggcttcaggtaggcaaccATTGCAGTACTAAGAAACAGGAAGACCACgaccaggtgagggaggcaggtgaAAAAGGCTTTGTACCGTCCCTGCTCGGAGGGGATCCTCAACAcggccctgaagatctgcacataggacagcacaatgaaaacaaaacaccccaaaaacagaaaagcactaaCCACAATAAGCcaaacttccctgaggtaggtgtctgagcaggagaacctgaggatctgggggacttcacagaagaactggtccagggcattgccttggcagagtggtagtgaaaatgtattggctgtgtgcagcagagcattgagaaacccactgccccaggcagctgctgccatgtggacacaagctctgctgcccaggagggtcccgtagtgcaggggtttgcagatggccacgtagcggtcataggccatgacagtgagaagaaaatactctgctgacatcagaaagaaaaagataaacaattgagcagcacatcccccataggagatggccctggtgtcccacagggaattggccatggatttggggagagtggtagagatgcagcccaggtcaaggagggagaggttgaggaggaagaagtacatgggggtgtggaggtggtggtcgcaggctatggtggtgatgatgaggccattgcccaggagggcagccaggtagatgcccaggaagagccagaagtgcaagagctgcagctcccgtgtgtctgcgaatgccaggaggaggaactcggTGATGGAGCTGCCGTTGGACATTTGGTCCCTCATGGCATGGGAGCCTGTTCATGGAGGAAAAGACATCAATGAGTTAGGAATGATTTCTCTGAGCAAAATCTATTCCATTTCTTGTAGAAGTCCCCATATCACCTGTCCCTAATCAAGAAGACGTTTGGCAGGTCGCTTTTGTGAGCTATGGTTGGTGCTGGCTGAGGGTGACCCTGGCAGCAGTGCACTCTGCGGTGGGCTCTGGGGGAGCCAGCGCTGCCCTACAGCAATAGGGAAATAGGAAATAGGTTAAATCTGCTCGTGatatcaaagagcttttcccCACTGTCTCTCCCAAGGCACCcaaccctggagcagagctgggaggattttgttttgtttattctgctctAGTGGTCCCACCACCCCTGAGGAGTGTTTTTAAGTCAGAAATCCTTGGCATTAGTACTACCCTTCAACTGAAACCTTGTGGGTCCTGAGAAGCAAAGGGGCCGTCCCTTAGTGCAGAGTGAGGACAGCCAGTCTGCCCATCAGCCCTGGTCtcagctgccttgtgctggcACCTCTTTGAGCTGGAGGACGATAGCACTCAAGTGTTCCCCCCAAAAGAAACTGGACACTGCTGAGaccaaaagaaatgcagttgcCAAGTGCAGACCTCCAAATCCCTCACCCTGCCTCAGCGTACCCAAGGAGgagctcagctctcccctccctgccaggggcacagagggctcactgccgctgcctgcgtggagccacccagcagcatttctgtggccttAGCGCTgacttgtcttctccatggggcTCCTGCGTAACACAGA
This window of the Gavia stellata isolate bGavSte3 chromosome 34, bGavSte3.hap2, whole genome shotgun sequence genome carries:
- the LOC132320282 gene encoding olfactory receptor 14A16-like, yielding MRDQMSNGSSITEFLLLAFADTRELQLLHFWLFLGIYLAALLGNGLIITTIACDHHLHTPMYFFLLNLSLLDLGCISTTLPKSMANSLWDTRAISYGGCAAQLFIFFFLMSAEYFLLTVMAYDRYVAICKPLHYGTLLGSRACVHMAAAAWGSGFLNALLHTANTFSLPLCQGNALDQFFCEVPQILRFSCSDTYLREVWLIVVSAFLFLGCFVFIVLSYVQIFRAVLRIPSEQGRYKAFFTCLPHLVVVFLFLSTAMVAYLKPPSISSPLLSLVVSFLYSVVPPALNPLIYSMRNQELKDALSKLVTGRLSAAIGCPPSSAADSQSMMS